The DNA region GCGGGGTCCCGTACGGCTCGCGCGTCACTGGCGAAGCTCACGGCGGAAAGCTAGCCGCACGGCCGCTGACCTCGCAGCCGGATTCCCGCTGGCTCAGCTCGCCCTGGGCGGCCGGTTCTCCTGGATCCATCGCTCGACGTCGGCCTTCAGCCACACCGAGCCCATGGCAAGTTCGGCGACCGGCTCCGGAAATCCCTTGCTGCGGGTAATCACGTGAACCCGTTGACGGGAGACGCCGAGCATGCTCCCGATCTCGGCCGCACCGACCAGTTCAAGGTTCACGACCTTGATACTGACCGTAGGCTCAAGCCGTTGACATAAGCCAACGTCATGATTCACGCTATCGGGTATGACTGGCAGGGGCGGCGGCGGAGGGGCCGCGACGTACGGCGGAAGAACGGCCCGGGCGGCGGGCGCCAACGCGCAGGCGGGTGGGACGGCGCTGCTGCGGCGCCAGGTGGGGCGCTGGTTGGCGGCGCTGCGCCACGAGGCCGGGCTGTCCCAGGACACCGCCGCCGACAAACTTCACCGGGGCAGCGGCACCCTGTGGCGGATCGAGGCCGGTGACCTGCGGATCCGCTGGAACGCGGCGGACATGTCGGCACTGTGCCAGCTGTACGGGGCCGACGACGGGACCACCGAACGCCTGCTCGCCCTGGCAGCGGAGATCGACCGCCCAGCCCGGGGCCGCTGGTGGCACGACGAGCTGACCGGGCCGCCGGTCGACGCCGACCCGTACCCGACGTTCGAGCAGTCCGCGACGATGATCCGCTGCTACGGCCAGACGATGATCCCGGACCTGCTGCAGACCCCCGGGTACGCCGAGGCGGTGCTGAGCTGCCCGGCCGGTCTGCGCAGCGACGACGAGATCGCCGCCCGCCTCGACCAGTTGGCCGCCAGGCAGCGGCACCTGCTGACCCATCCGCACCCGCCGGCGGTGCAGGTGATCGTCAACGAAAGTGCACTACGGCGTACCGTCGGCGGCCCGGCTGCGATGCGGGCCCAGCTCGACCACCTGCGCTCGCTCGCGATCACGCCGGGGTTCTCGGTGCGGGTGCTGCCGCATGCCGGCGGCGCGCACGCCGGCATGACCAACTCGTTCACCCTGCTGCGCTTCGCCGCGACCACGATGGCTCCCGGACGGCAGGTGGCCGCGCCGGGGCTGGTCCGGCTCGGCACCCTGACCGGGACGATGTACCTCGACCAGTTGGCGCACGTCGCCGCGTACGAGCAGGTCTGGTCCGACCTGGCCACCCGAGCGCAGCCGACACGGAAAGGCAACGGGGCAGCAAAGTGACCGAAACCACAGCGGCGTCTACTCCGAGGTGACTCACCAACGGTGAGGCGCACCTAGGGTTCCGCCGCCGCCGGGCAGCCAGAGACGGGCAGCCGACGACGGGACTGGTCCAAGAGGTGCAGGCGCTGGACCGCCGACACGGGCGGGCGCGGCGTTCCACGGCGGGACAAAAGCCCGGGAGGCAGCCGGATGTCTGGCTGTGCCTCAGCCAGGCCCTCATTCGGAGGTGCCCCGTGGGCTTCCACCACCATCATCACCACAATCACCAGCACCGCGACGAGCAGCAAGGACCGGAGCTGCACGGCAACTACGGCCCGGAGGCGGCGTACGCGGTCGCCCGCGAAGCCGAACTGCCCACCACCAAGTGGGAAGAGGAGATCGCCCGCGGCCTGGAGTACGGCCTGCCCGGCGCGGACTCGATCGTCGACAAGCGGATCCCGACGTTCTCCCGTGGGGAGTTGCCGCACTTCGCCGGGATCAACACCTTCCTGAAGGCGCCGTACGTCGAGGACGTGCGTCGCTGTGGCGAGTACGACGTGGCGGTGCTCGGCGCACCGTTCGACGGTGGTACGACGTACCGCTCGGGGACCCGGTTCGGTCCACAGGGCATCCGCAAGATCTCCGCGCTGTACGGGCCGTACTCGTTCGAACTCGGTGTCGACC from Solwaraspora sp. WMMD791 includes:
- a CDS encoding helix-turn-helix transcriptional regulator; protein product: MTGRGGGGGAATYGGRTARAAGANAQAGGTALLRRQVGRWLAALRHEAGLSQDTAADKLHRGSGTLWRIEAGDLRIRWNAADMSALCQLYGADDGTTERLLALAAEIDRPARGRWWHDELTGPPVDADPYPTFEQSATMIRCYGQTMIPDLLQTPGYAEAVLSCPAGLRSDDEIAARLDQLAARQRHLLTHPHPPAVQVIVNESALRRTVGGPAAMRAQLDHLRSLAITPGFSVRVLPHAGGAHAGMTNSFTLLRFAATTMAPGRQVAAPGLVRLGTLTGTMYLDQLAHVAAYEQVWSDLATRAQPTRKGNGAAK